In Candidatus Epulonipiscium viviparus, one DNA window encodes the following:
- a CDS encoding methyl-accepting chemotaxis protein, producing the protein MKNWKIRYKLLVLASSLILALLFTGIVSLIFMASINNGTTEVSENWLPSVIIAEELNTATSDFRIAENSHVIAQDESTMHILENTMNDIVKRIDGMFNYYITNLITNETDRKLIEVSQDMWEQYLELHNVMIKYSSDNNIQAAYEMLTGESSILFNEFSETFLSLVDFNKKGADQANLDGNKLYSDAILFMVIITILITVVALLFSFYIVKLIADPINEIEEAAIQILKGDLNTDIRYNSKDELGVLANNMKLLCQMFKNMIIDIDERLDRLAKGDFKELKKMQSFYVGDFKSVFINMEKIQVSLAETLVNIDVVATQLATGTIQVAHGAQGVAGGVVEQAASVQNLSAAMEEMTAKITQTADDTGEAKVFNEKTQKALVDSNNQVSEMVIAMKNIITNSDEIKKIIQDIDDIAFQTNILSLNAAVEAARAGESGKGFAVVAEEVRNLAKKSAKSAKDTAELIQQTAEVISVGNEIAGHTSDSISAAMENAKELSTLVDSIADAAEDQAQNAIQINAEIDQISKVVLTNSTSAEESAAASEELSEQSQALKNLIGEFKF; encoded by the coding sequence ATGAAGAATTGGAAAATACGCTACAAATTATTAGTTTTGGCATCAAGTTTAATTTTGGCATTATTATTTACAGGAATTGTTTCGCTGATATTTATGGCAAGCATAAATAATGGTACAACCGAAGTATCAGAAAATTGGCTGCCCTCGGTAATTATAGCGGAAGAGCTGAACACAGCAACGTCAGATTTTCGTATAGCTGAAAATAGTCATGTTATCGCACAAGATGAATCTACTATGCATATTTTAGAAAATACTATGAATGATATAGTGAAAAGAATAGATGGTATGTTTAATTACTATATCACTAATTTAATTACTAATGAAACTGACAGAAAATTAATTGAAGTATCCCAGGATATGTGGGAACAATATTTGGAATTACATAATGTGATGATAAAGTATAGTTCAGATAATAATATACAGGCGGCATATGAAATGCTAACTGGAGAATCATCGATATTATTTAATGAATTTTCAGAAACATTTTTGAGTTTGGTAGATTTTAACAAAAAAGGTGCAGATCAGGCGAATTTAGATGGAAATAAGTTGTATTCTGACGCAATATTATTTATGGTGATTATAACTATTTTAATAACTGTTGTGGCATTATTGTTTTCGTTTTATATTGTGAAGTTGATAGCAGACCCGATTAATGAGATTGAAGAGGCCGCGATTCAGATATTGAAAGGTGATTTGAATACTGATATTCGATATAATTCAAAAGATGAGCTGGGAGTATTGGCTAATAATATGAAGCTTCTATGTCAAATGTTTAAAAATATGATTATTGACATCGACGAAAGGTTGGATAGATTAGCAAAAGGTGATTTTAAAGAGCTGAAAAAAATGCAAAGTTTTTATGTGGGTGATTTTAAAAGTGTGTTTATAAATATGGAAAAAATTCAAGTTAGTCTTGCGGAAACGTTAGTTAACATAGATGTGGTTGCAACACAGTTGGCAACGGGGACTATTCAAGTAGCTCATGGTGCTCAGGGCGTTGCTGGCGGGGTTGTGGAGCAAGCTGCATCTGTACAAAATTTGTCTGCTGCTATGGAAGAAATGACAGCAAAGATCACTCAAACAGCCGATGATACTGGCGAGGCAAAGGTATTTAATGAAAAAACCCAAAAAGCGTTGGTAGATAGTAATAATCAAGTTAGTGAAATGGTTATTGCCATGAAAAATATCATTACAAACTCTGATGAAATTAAGAAAATTATTCAAGATATTGATGATATAGCGTTTCAAACGAATATTCTATCTTTGAATGCTGCAGTAGAAGCGGCAAGAGCTGGTGAAAGCGGAAAAGGATTTGCTGTTGTGGCGGAGGAAGTTCGAAATTTAGCCAAAAAATCGGCGAAATCGGCAAAGGATACAGCAGAGCTGATACAGCAAACAGCCGAAGTTATAAGTGTGGGCAATGAAATAGCAGGCCATACATCAGATTCTATAAGCGCTGCCATGGAAAATGCAAAGGAATTGAGTACGTTGGTTGATAGCATCGCAGATGCCGCAGAGGATCAGGCACAGAATGCTATTCAAATTAATGCAGAAATAGATCAAATATCAAAAGTAGTACTGACAAATTCAACATCAGCCGAAGAAAGCGCAGCGGCAAGTGAAGAGCTATCAGAACAATCTCAGGCACTTAAAAATTTGATAGGAGAGTTTAAATTTTGA
- a CDS encoding Asp23/Gls24 family envelope stress response protein: MQKITNEQGKIEINEEVIASICGICAGECYGIVGMASRSVKDGIVRLLLRDNITKGIAVKLNEDHIDVEFHIIVEYGTKISAVTDNLMNTIRYKLKEMLDIKVETITVFVESVRLDS; this comes from the coding sequence ATGCAAAAAATTACCAATGAACAAGGAAAGATTGAAATAAATGAGGAAGTCATTGCTAGTATATGTGGAATTTGTGCTGGAGAGTGTTATGGAATCGTTGGTATGGCATCAAGAAGTGTAAAAGATGGAATAGTTAGATTGCTATTACGAGATAATATTACCAAAGGGATAGCAGTGAAGTTAAATGAGGATCATATAGATGTTGAGTTTCATATAATTGTAGAATATGGCACCAAAATTTCTGCTGTCACTGATAATTTGATGAACACAATAAGGTATAAATTAAAAGAGATGTTAGATATAAAAGTTGAAACAATTACAGTTTTTGTAGAAAGTGTGAGGTTAGATAGCTAA
- a CDS encoding DAK2 domain-containing protein — MNTTQAVDARLLQKMIVSAALLLDEKKEAINELNVFPVPDGDTGTNMSLTMLFAAKEVEEVENVTIESIGKAFAGGALRGARGNSGVILSQIIRGFVKGLGTNETVDARTVARATKLAVATAYKSVMKPKEGTILTVAKEISNAALSIYKTAADAQTFLKEVIMHGYKVLEQTQNMLPVLKEAGVVDAGGAGLMTILEGAARVILGEVEIEIKRPLKKKSTVAMTKFNTDDITFAYCTEFIVKREDKPYNEAKVKEYLDGIGDSIVVVSDDDYIKVHVHTNDPGNVLSYALKFGALNSVKIENMKEQHTAILEEESKDKFVDKKLGFVSVAAGEGFVDILKSLNVDVIVEGGQTMNPSTEDIIDAIYKTHAEQVILMPNNKNIVLTANQAAKVVEDEVKVIVIPTKSIVESISAMLAYDGTSVDAEAIAADMNEAVDAITTAQITIAVRDTTMNGEEIKEGQYLGILGGEIVSHKPSLEDTFIEVLSKLDQDSDIITIYYGEDIEEKSVAKYQDIVTKAFPQAEVELHAGKQPVYYFIISAE, encoded by the coding sequence GTGAACACAACTCAAGCAGTAGATGCGAGATTACTTCAAAAAATGATAGTTAGCGCGGCCTTATTATTAGATGAAAAAAAGGAAGCAATTAATGAGCTGAATGTGTTTCCGGTTCCTGATGGAGATACTGGAACTAATATGTCACTTACAATGCTTTTTGCAGCCAAAGAAGTAGAAGAGGTAGAAAACGTAACAATAGAATCCATAGGCAAGGCATTTGCAGGAGGAGCCCTAAGAGGTGCGCGAGGAAATTCGGGGGTGATTCTATCTCAGATTATTCGAGGCTTTGTTAAGGGATTGGGAACAAACGAAACTGTGGACGCACGAACAGTCGCAAGGGCAACAAAGCTGGCTGTCGCTACTGCCTATAAGTCGGTAATGAAACCCAAAGAAGGAACAATCCTGACTGTGGCAAAAGAGATATCAAATGCAGCGCTGTCGATTTATAAGACTGCAGCTGATGCGCAAACATTTCTAAAAGAGGTTATTATGCATGGGTATAAAGTGTTGGAGCAAACACAAAATATGCTTCCGGTATTAAAAGAGGCAGGCGTGGTGGATGCGGGTGGAGCAGGATTAATGACTATATTGGAAGGTGCAGCCAGAGTTATATTGGGTGAAGTGGAGATAGAAATTAAGCGACCGCTAAAGAAAAAGTCAACCGTTGCCATGACAAAGTTTAATACAGACGATATAACTTTTGCGTATTGCACAGAGTTTATTGTGAAACGAGAAGATAAGCCATATAATGAGGCAAAGGTAAAGGAATATTTGGATGGAATAGGGGATAGCATAGTTGTAGTTTCGGATGATGATTATATTAAGGTTCATGTTCATACAAATGATCCAGGAAATGTTTTGAGCTATGCGTTGAAATTTGGAGCGCTAAATAGTGTAAAAATAGAAAATATGAAAGAACAGCATACTGCAATACTCGAAGAAGAAAGTAAAGATAAATTTGTAGACAAAAAACTGGGGTTTGTGTCTGTTGCTGCAGGCGAGGGGTTTGTAGATATTCTCAAAAGCCTCAATGTGGATGTTATAGTAGAGGGTGGTCAAACTATGAATCCTAGCACAGAAGACATAATAGATGCGATATATAAAACACACGCAGAGCAAGTTATTTTGATGCCAAATAATAAGAATATAGTTTTAACAGCTAATCAAGCGGCAAAAGTTGTTGAAGATGAAGTCAAAGTAATAGTGATCCCAACGAAAAGTATTGTGGAAAGCATTTCGGCTATGCTGGCATATGATGGAACTAGCGTCGATGCAGAAGCAATAGCAGCTGATATGAACGAGGCCGTTGATGCAATAACGACGGCACAAATCACTATTGCAGTTAGAGATACCACTATGAATGGAGAGGAAATTAAAGAGGGGCAATATTTGGGAATTTTGGGCGGAGAAATCGTGTCACACAAGCCTAGTTTAGAAGATACGTTTATAGAAGTGCTCTCTAAGTTGGATCAAGATAGCGATATAATTACGATTTATTATGGAGAAGATATAGAAGAAAAATCGGTAGCAAAGTATCAAGATATAGTAACAAAAGCATTCCCGCAGGCCGAAGTAGAGTTACACGCGGGTAAGCAGCCGGTATATTATTTTATAATTTCTGCAGAATAA
- a CDS encoding MCP four helix bundle domain-containing protein, translated as MKNWKIRYKLLVLVSSLILALLFTGIVSLIFMASINNGTTEVSENWLPSVIIAEELNTATSDFRIAENSHVIAQDESTMHILENSMNDIVKRIDGMFDYYITNLITNETDRKLIEKSQDMWEQYLKLHNVMIKYSSDNNTQSAYEILTGESSVLFNEFSETFLDLVDFNKEGADQANLDGNKLDLRWPTFCYIFHYFLQHTTSPFCFLLMAQLKFYAYPFVRML; from the coding sequence ATGAAGAATTGGAAAATACGCTACAAATTATTAGTTTTGGTATCAAGTTTAATTTTGGCATTATTATTTACAGGAATTGTTTCGCTGATATTTATGGCAAGCATAAATAATGGTACAACCGAAGTATCAGAAAATTGGCTGCCCTCGGTAATTATAGCGGAAGAGCTGAACACAGCAACGTCAGATTTTCGTATAGCTGAAAATAGTCATGTTATCGCACAAGATGAATCTACTATGCATATTTTAGAAAATAGTATGAATGATATAGTGAAAAGAATAGATGGTATGTTTGATTACTATATCACTAATTTAATTACTAATGAAACTGACAGAAAATTAATTGAAAAATCCCAGGATATGTGGGAACAATATTTGAAATTACATAATGTGATGATAAAGTATAGTTCAGATAATAATACACAGTCGGCATATGAAATACTAACTGGAGAATCATCGGTATTATTTAATGAATTTTCAGAAACATTTTTGGATTTGGTAGATTTTAACAAAGAAGGTGCAGATCAGGCGAATTTAGATGGAAATAAGTTGGATTTGCGTTGGCCGACTTTTTGTTATATATTTCATTATTTTTTACAACACACAACGTCACCATTTTGCTTCCTATTAATGGCTCAATTAAAATTTTATGCCTACCCTTTTGTTCGGATGTTATAA
- a CDS encoding stalk domain-containing protein: MKLLKNKALCLVAATSLMSSIPVFAAGSFRPLEAYYNNIRVSVNDEYKSLTYEPFIVDGVTYVGVRDIGELFNIGANWNIATQTVELTGGLSSTNELMYTTEIAALEQVVADLTAKLQQYETSTAPGYSQSTPSTIPSWGQPTTTPSWGQPTTTPSWGQTTTTPSWGQTTTTPNYPNYGNNSSSSGGFKEIDSKALDKVLEDFEEEERIDWTFDVSVKSSYVSLEIEFDGDDFLEDFNDLSTSKVEGFIEDVCDAIAEELVGTLAERHSIQGSITDADNNDELVSFEYDDGDLELEEIEAFPDLDGMTDYLEDMFSDDFDDVVILEYTDDDGKEQETEIDIDGISLDVDRNDVLEFIIELDFSSSDEDNWNSRYDTRS; the protein is encoded by the coding sequence ATGAAATTATTAAAAAATAAAGCATTATGTCTGGTAGCTGCCACATCACTTATGTCCAGTATTCCAGTCTTTGCTGCAGGTTCTTTTCGACCACTAGAAGCGTATTACAATAACATTCGGGTTAGTGTAAACGACGAATATAAAAGTTTAACTTATGAACCATTTATTGTTGATGGTGTTACATATGTAGGTGTTCGTGATATAGGCGAGCTATTCAATATAGGTGCCAATTGGAATATTGCAACTCAAACTGTTGAACTCACTGGTGGTCTATCTTCAACAAATGAATTGATGTATACCACTGAAATAGCAGCCTTGGAGCAGGTCGTTGCCGATTTAACTGCAAAGCTGCAGCAATACGAAACATCCACTGCGCCCGGGTATTCTCAATCTACTCCTAGTACTATTCCAAGCTGGGGTCAACCTACCACCACTCCAAGCTGGGGTCAACCTACCACCACTCCAAGTTGGGGCCAAACTACCACTACTCCAAGCTGGGGCCAAACTACCACTACTCCAAATTATCCTAACTATGGCAACAACTCATCATCTAGTGGCGGATTTAAAGAAATTGATAGCAAAGCACTGGATAAGGTTCTCGAAGACTTCGAAGAAGAAGAACGCATCGATTGGACCTTTGATGTATCTGTAAAATCAAGCTATGTTAGTCTCGAAATCGAATTTGATGGAGATGATTTCCTAGAAGACTTTAATGATCTTAGCACTTCTAAAGTAGAAGGATTTATCGAAGATGTTTGCGATGCCATTGCCGAAGAACTTGTGGGCACCCTTGCCGAGCGTCATTCTATACAAGGCTCCATCACCGATGCTGATAACAATGACGAGCTAGTATCATTCGAATATGATGACGGCGACTTAGAACTCGAAGAAATCGAAGCATTCCCAGATCTCGACGGAATGACAGACTATTTAGAAGATATGTTTAGTGATGATTTTGACGATGTTGTGATTCTCGAATATACAGATGACGACGGCAAAGAACAAGAAACAGAAATCGATATTGATGGAATTTCTTTAGATGTAGATAGAAATGATGTCTTAGAGTTTATTATTGAATTAGACTTTAGCAGCTCGGACGAAGATAATTGGAATTCGCGATATGACACCAGATCATAG
- a CDS encoding MATE family efflux transporter — translation MTSKINLGEGQVGKLILKLAIPTVASQIVNMLYNIVDRMYIGNMPTDGVLALTGLGLCFPIIMIVSAFASLFGMGGAPRAAIAMGKGDNKQAELILGNCTMCLITSGIMMMILLLIFGESLLYMFGASDQTIKFSIDYLQVYTFGTLFVQIALGLNMFITTQGFTKFSMLTVLIGAILNIILDPIFIFAFGMGVKGAALATIISQGVSATWVIWFLRSKKSKLKIRKQNLKIQPKVILPVMALGVSPFIMTSTESILNIVFNVSLAKYGGDLAIGAMTIISSLMSMLMMPLQGITQGAQPVISYNFGAKKYDRVRSAIKVQVAICATFAIAFWFLLETFPATFISIFNRDPELMTLAIPSIRTYMFGIFAMGFQMALQMSFIALGYAKISLFLACLRKIILLIPLIFILPNFFDNKVFAVFLAEPISDIVSAMATIIAFFFMFWRKPEFKATVSNSNNIAA, via the coding sequence ATGACAAGTAAAATTAATTTAGGCGAAGGACAGGTAGGAAAGCTGATTCTTAAATTGGCCATTCCCACCGTTGCCTCCCAAATTGTCAATATGCTATATAATATTGTTGATAGAATGTATATAGGAAACATGCCAACTGATGGAGTATTAGCACTTACCGGGCTTGGCTTATGCTTTCCCATTATTATGATAGTTTCTGCCTTTGCATCGCTATTTGGAATGGGCGGTGCTCCACGAGCTGCAATAGCCATGGGCAAGGGTGATAATAAACAAGCAGAATTAATTTTAGGTAACTGCACAATGTGCTTAATAACATCTGGAATTATGATGATGATTTTATTACTAATATTTGGAGAATCACTCCTATATATGTTTGGTGCCAGTGATCAAACCATCAAGTTCTCAATAGACTATTTGCAAGTATATACTTTTGGCACACTTTTTGTACAAATCGCACTTGGTCTTAATATGTTTATAACAACTCAGGGATTTACCAAATTTAGTATGCTCACTGTACTAATTGGTGCAATACTGAATATAATCTTGGATCCAATTTTCATTTTTGCATTCGGAATGGGAGTTAAAGGTGCCGCACTCGCAACAATAATTTCTCAGGGCGTTTCTGCAACATGGGTGATATGGTTTTTACGCAGCAAAAAGTCTAAACTCAAAATACGTAAACAAAATTTAAAAATTCAACCTAAAGTTATATTGCCAGTCATGGCTTTGGGCGTATCTCCATTTATAATGACATCTACAGAAAGTATTTTGAATATCGTCTTTAATGTATCTCTTGCAAAATACGGCGGCGACTTAGCCATCGGAGCTATGACAATTATAAGCAGCCTCATGTCTATGCTAATGATGCCACTTCAAGGAATCACCCAAGGTGCCCAACCCGTTATCAGTTATAACTTTGGTGCCAAAAAATATGATAGGGTGCGATCGGCCATCAAAGTGCAAGTAGCCATCTGTGCAACATTTGCTATAGCATTTTGGTTTTTATTAGAAACTTTTCCAGCAACGTTTATTTCTATATTTAATAGAGATCCCGAATTAATGACGCTTGCTATTCCATCAATTAGAACATATATGTTTGGAATATTTGCTATGGGCTTTCAAATGGCACTACAAATGTCATTCATAGCTCTGGGATATGCAAAGATTTCATTGTTCCTTGCTTGTCTCAGAAAAATTATATTGCTTATACCACTGATATTTATTTTGCCTAATTTCTTTGACAACAAAGTATTTGCTGTATTTTTAGCAGAGCCTATATCAGACATTGTTTCGGCGATGGCAACCATCATTGCTTTTTTCTTTATGTTTTGGCGCAAACCAGAATTTAAGGCCACCGTGTCTAATTCTAATAATATTGCGGCATAA